From Rhodoferax sp. AJA081-3, the proteins below share one genomic window:
- a CDS encoding LysR family transcriptional regulator translates to MDRLLSMRVFQRVVDDGGFAAAARALNMSPATVTRLFGDLEQHLGARLMQRTTRKLALTAAGEVYLLRVRSILNEIDDAESAVGTSTQELQGTVHVLASPVLASYFLAPHIANWRRQHPKVALEIAIDPFPQRRVDEFDVTFMAVDEEYDGNVVARPLATTEWILCAAPSYLQRRGTPRLPQDLQHHDFLKFPRQQGGGISNRRLRLLPISYPGEPVEVDMPVALQSVSMDLLYRATLDGAGVAVLSRLLVAPHLASGALVHVLPDWIHGRLTVYAAVPSRKLIPARTRAFLNFIGDLMTERTVHTPGA, encoded by the coding sequence ATGGACCGACTTTTATCCATGCGGGTGTTCCAGCGGGTGGTGGATGACGGGGGTTTTGCCGCCGCGGCCCGTGCGCTGAACATGTCCCCGGCCACCGTGACCCGGCTGTTTGGCGACCTGGAGCAGCACCTGGGCGCGCGGCTGATGCAGCGCACCACGCGCAAGCTGGCGCTCACCGCAGCGGGCGAGGTCTACCTGCTGCGGGTGCGCAGCATCCTGAACGAGATCGACGACGCCGAATCGGCCGTGGGCACCAGCACCCAGGAGTTGCAGGGCACGGTGCATGTGCTGGCATCACCGGTGCTGGCCTCCTACTTTCTGGCGCCGCACATTGCCAATTGGCGGCGCCAGCACCCCAAGGTGGCGCTGGAGATTGCCATAGACCCCTTTCCCCAGCGGCGCGTGGACGAATTTGATGTGACCTTCATGGCGGTGGACGAGGAATACGACGGCAATGTGGTGGCCCGGCCCCTGGCCACCACCGAGTGGATTCTGTGCGCGGCACCCAGCTACCTGCAGCGCCGGGGCACCCCACGCCTGCCGCAGGACCTGCAGCACCACGACTTCCTGAAGTTTCCGCGCCAGCAAGGTGGCGGCATCAGCAACCGGCGCCTGCGACTACTCCCGATCAGTTACCCGGGCGAACCGGTGGAGGTGGACATGCCGGTGGCGCTGCAATCGGTCAGCATGGACCTGCTGTACCGCGCCACGCTGGACGGTGCCGGTGTGGCCGTGTTGTCGCGCCTGCTGGTGGCGCCGCACCTGGCCAGCGGCGCCCTGGTGCATGTGCTGCCGGACTGGATCCACGGCCGCCTGACGGTGTATGCCGCCGTGCCCTCACGCAAGCTGATTCCGGCACGCA
- a CDS encoding DUF4148 domain-containing protein, whose amino-acid sequence MKNAIATTALVLVAALGATSSFAADSSPRARLNNTDTSSYFAKSAPSVFSRSEVKAELTAAVKTGNLPAMGEKSLVAEPSVTSTVTRAAVKADYLQAQKAGTLPPMGDRG is encoded by the coding sequence ATGAAAAACGCAATCGCTACTACCGCTTTGGTCCTCGTCGCCGCTTTGGGCGCCACTTCCAGCTTTGCTGCTGACAGCTCGCCCCGCGCCCGTTTGAACAATACCGACACCAGCTCCTACTTCGCCAAATCGGCTCCCAGCGTGTTCAGCCGCAGCGAAGTGAAGGCCGAATTGACTGCTGCCGTGAAGACCGGCAACCTGCCAGCCATGGGTGAAAAATCCCTGGTGGCCGAGCCTTCGGTGACCAGCACCGTTACCCGCGCCGCTGTGAAGGCCGACTACCTGCAAGCCCAAAAGGCCGGCACTTTGCCTCCCATGGGCGACCGCGGTTAA
- a CDS encoding ParA family protein gives MQHVVFNQKGGVGKSTITCNLAAISAWQGKRTLVIDLDSQGNSTRYLLGADMPEDLPNVAEFFEQSLKFTIRDKGASEYIVNTQWEGLDLMPSSPLLDELHSKLESRHKIYKLRDALELLAEDYDQIFIDTPPALNFYTRCALIAAQGCLIPFDCDDFSRRALYTLLENVAEIKADHNSELEVEGIIVNQFQARANLPQRMVQELIDEGLPVLQPYLRSSVRIRESHEQSMPMIFLDPSHTLTQEFVALHDALAQ, from the coding sequence ATGCAGCACGTCGTTTTTAACCAAAAAGGGGGCGTTGGCAAGTCCACCATCACCTGCAACCTGGCCGCCATCAGTGCCTGGCAGGGCAAACGCACCCTGGTGATCGACCTGGACTCCCAGGGCAACTCCACCCGCTACCTGCTGGGTGCGGATATGCCCGAAGACCTGCCCAACGTGGCCGAGTTTTTTGAGCAAAGCCTGAAGTTCACGATCCGAGACAAGGGCGCCAGCGAATACATCGTCAACACCCAGTGGGAGGGCCTGGACCTTATGCCGTCCAGCCCGCTCTTGGACGAGTTACATAGCAAGCTGGAATCGCGCCACAAGATCTACAAGCTGCGCGACGCGCTGGAACTGCTGGCCGAAGACTACGACCAGATCTTCATCGACACACCACCAGCACTGAACTTCTACACCCGCTGCGCTCTGATCGCCGCCCAGGGTTGCCTGATCCCGTTTGACTGCGACGATTTTTCACGCCGCGCGCTGTACACGCTGTTGGAAAACGTGGCAGAAATCAAGGCGGACCACAACTCGGAACTGGAGGTCGAAGGCATCATCGTCAACCAATTCCAGGCCCGCGCCAACCTGCCCCAGCGCATGGTACAGGAGTTGATAGACGAAGGCCTGCCCGTGTTGCAGCCCTACTTGCGCTCGTCCGTGCGCATCCGCGAGTCGCACGAACAGTCCATGCCCATGATTTTTCTGGACCCCAGCCACACGCTGACCCAGGAATTTGTGGCCTTGCACGACGCGCTGGCGCAGTAG
- a CDS encoding ABC transporter substrate-binding protein translates to MSLRICVSMVLVLGGAWAGAAHAVSLCPDRPISFAHYEFGLLYSEGYGGIDDDVQKELAKRSGCKFETSLLPRARIWIELERGTVDMAGSGIQTPARDKFAWFAHYVVEDNHVHIGPKVPASVKSMADFIADPNLTVGGVRSYSYSPNYDRHVQTLIDAKRFYSVNDPIMLYRMFDTGRYDIFIASQFLSLHYFRILHLKPPKRIQDWDPDPPTPSGLVVSKKTFTPAQAEGWQRLVTQMLADGTVRKILAKHMGEDLGPRAMYGRP, encoded by the coding sequence ATGAGCCTCAGAATTTGCGTCAGTATGGTCTTGGTGCTGGGCGGCGCATGGGCTGGCGCAGCGCACGCGGTGTCGCTGTGCCCGGACCGCCCCATCAGCTTTGCACACTATGAGTTTGGATTGCTGTACAGCGAGGGGTATGGCGGCATTGACGACGATGTGCAGAAGGAACTGGCCAAACGCAGTGGCTGCAAGTTTGAGACCAGCCTGCTTCCCCGGGCGCGCATATGGATCGAACTGGAACGCGGCACGGTGGATATGGCAGGCTCAGGCATTCAAACGCCTGCGCGGGATAAGTTTGCATGGTTTGCCCACTACGTGGTGGAAGACAACCACGTCCACATCGGGCCCAAGGTGCCTGCCAGCGTCAAGTCCATGGCGGACTTTATTGCTGACCCGAATCTCACCGTGGGCGGTGTGCGCTCTTACAGCTACAGCCCCAACTACGACCGCCACGTACAGACCCTGATCGACGCCAAACGCTTCTACAGCGTCAACGACCCCATCATGCTGTACCGCATGTTTGACACGGGGCGGTATGACATCTTCATTGCGTCCCAGTTCTTATCACTGCACTATTTCAGAATCCTGCACCTGAAGCCGCCCAAACGCATCCAGGACTGGGACCCCGACCCGCCAACTCCCAGCGGCCTGGTGGTATCCAAAAAAACATTCACGCCCGCACAGGCCGAAGGTTGGCAGCGCCTTGTTACACAGATGCTGGCTGACGGAACGGTGCGCAAAATACTGGCCAAACACATGGGTGAAGACCTGGGACCCCGCGCCATGTACGGGCGCCCATGA
- a CDS encoding S-adenosylmethionine decarboxylase family protein, with amino-acid sequence MQGLHLTADLTHCQCENTWLTDAARLLDRCAQEVVQAGLQPVNQLAHSFPATAQGPGGVTATVLLAESHLCVHTWPEQKGVTVDVYVCNFGADHSAKAQQLMDALVALFAPQQALRQALQRGVQAPV; translated from the coding sequence ATGCAAGGCCTTCACCTCACCGCTGATTTGACCCATTGCCAGTGTGAAAACACCTGGCTAACCGACGCCGCACGGCTGCTGGATCGCTGTGCGCAGGAAGTTGTGCAGGCCGGTCTGCAGCCGGTCAACCAGCTGGCCCACAGCTTCCCCGCTACCGCGCAAGGGCCAGGCGGCGTCACGGCCACGGTGCTGCTGGCCGAGTCCCACCTGTGTGTGCATACCTGGCCCGAACAAAAGGGTGTGACGGTGGATGTGTATGTGTGCAACTTTGGCGCGGACCATTCGGCCAAGGCGCAACAGCTGATGGATGCGCTGGTAGCGCTGTTTGCGCCCCAGCAGGCCCTGCGCCAGGCGTTGCAGCGGGGAGTGCAAGCTCCTGTCTGA
- the tkt gene encoding transketolase, translating into MAPTQNTQQMANAIRALAMDAVQAANSGHPGAPMGMADMAVALWDQHLSHNPTNPHWLNRDRFVLSNGHGSMLIYALLHLTGYKLPMAELKNFRQLHSKTAGHPEVGVTPGVETTTGPLGQGLTNAVGMALAEKLLASEFNRKDGDVEHTVVDHHTYVFMGDGCLMEGISHEAAALAGAWKLGKLIALYDDNGISIDGQVAPWFIDNTAQRFVAYGWNVIGPIDGHDVTAVSTAIAEAKKTNDRPTLVICKTHIGKGSPNRANTAKAHGEPLGAEEIKLTRESIGWSHAPFVVPKEVYADWDAKEAGKAAEQAWKDKFAAYQTAFPDLAKELVRRMKGDLPKNFVQTAVDTVIAAHQKAETVASRKASQLALEAFTAALPELLGGSADLTGSNLTNTKSTPNLRFDALTGAVVKNEAGQGGRHINYGVREFGMAAIMNGVALHGGFIPYGGTFLTFSDYSRNAIRMAALMKQRVIHVFTHDSIGLGEDGPTHQSVEHAASLRLIPNLDVWRPGDTAETAVAWTVALQNKSKPTALLLSRQNISYAPKGDSAVAPDASGIDAISKGAYVLAEPTEVGMKKKAQAVIIATGSEVQLALHAQKVLAERKIAVRVVSMPSNTTFDTQSAAYKLEVLPAGLPRVAVEMGSTDGWWKYGVSAVVGLDTFGESAPAPVLFKHFGFTAENVADTVQSVLQRKA; encoded by the coding sequence ATGGCCCCCACCCAAAACACCCAGCAAATGGCCAACGCCATCCGTGCACTCGCAATGGACGCCGTTCAGGCCGCCAATTCCGGCCACCCCGGCGCCCCTATGGGCATGGCCGACATGGCAGTGGCACTGTGGGACCAACACCTGAGCCACAACCCGACCAACCCCCACTGGTTGAACCGCGACCGTTTTGTGCTGTCCAACGGCCACGGCTCCATGCTGATTTATGCGCTGTTGCACCTGACTGGCTACAAGCTGCCCATGGCCGAGCTGAAAAACTTCCGCCAGCTGCACAGCAAGACCGCCGGCCACCCTGAAGTCGGCGTCACCCCCGGCGTGGAAACCACCACCGGCCCGCTGGGTCAGGGCCTGACCAATGCGGTCGGCATGGCATTGGCCGAGAAGCTGTTGGCCAGCGAATTCAACCGCAAAGACGGCGATGTTGAGCACACCGTTGTCGACCACCACACCTATGTCTTCATGGGCGACGGCTGCCTGATGGAAGGCATCAGCCACGAAGCCGCCGCACTGGCGGGCGCCTGGAAGCTGGGCAAGCTGATTGCGCTGTACGACGACAACGGCATCTCCATCGACGGCCAGGTTGCGCCCTGGTTCATCGACAACACCGCCCAGCGTTTTGTCGCCTATGGCTGGAACGTGATCGGCCCCATCGACGGCCATGACGTCACCGCCGTGTCCACCGCCATTGCCGAAGCCAAAAAGACCAATGACCGCCCCACACTGGTCATTTGCAAGACCCACATCGGCAAGGGCAGCCCCAACCGCGCCAACACCGCCAAGGCACACGGCGAACCGCTGGGCGCCGAAGAAATCAAGCTCACCCGCGAATCCATTGGCTGGAGCCACGCACCCTTTGTGGTGCCCAAAGAGGTGTATGCCGATTGGGACGCCAAAGAAGCCGGTAAGGCTGCTGAGCAGGCCTGGAAGGATAAGTTCGCCGCCTACCAGACCGCCTTCCCTGACCTGGCCAAGGAACTGGTGCGCCGCATGAAGGGTGACCTGCCCAAGAATTTTGTGCAGACCGCGGTCGATACCGTGATCGCCGCCCACCAAAAGGCCGAGACGGTTGCATCACGCAAGGCTTCACAACTGGCACTGGAAGCCTTCACCGCCGCCCTGCCCGAGTTGCTGGGTGGCAGTGCCGATTTGACAGGCTCCAACCTGACCAACACCAAGTCCACCCCCAATCTGCGCTTTGATGCGCTGACTGGCGCTGTCGTCAAGAACGAAGCCGGCCAAGGCGGCCGCCACATCAACTACGGCGTGCGCGAATTCGGCATGGCCGCCATCATGAACGGCGTGGCCCTGCACGGTGGCTTTATCCCTTACGGTGGCACCTTCTTGACCTTCAGCGACTACAGCCGCAACGCGATCCGCATGGCTGCGCTGATGAAGCAGCGCGTGATCCATGTGTTCACACACGACTCCATCGGCCTGGGCGAAGACGGTCCGACCCACCAGTCGGTCGAGCACGCAGCATCCCTGCGCCTGATCCCGAATCTGGATGTGTGGCGCCCGGGCGATACCGCCGAGACGGCCGTCGCCTGGACCGTGGCCTTGCAAAACAAGAGCAAGCCCACCGCGCTGCTGCTCTCCCGCCAGAACATCAGCTACGCGCCCAAGGGTGACTCCGCTGTGGCACCCGATGCCAGCGGCATCGACGCCATCAGCAAGGGTGCCTACGTGTTGGCCGAACCCACCGAAGTGGGTATGAAGAAGAAGGCCCAGGCAGTCATCATCGCCACTGGTTCCGAAGTGCAACTGGCCCTGCATGCACAAAAGGTTTTGGCCGAACGCAAGATCGCCGTGCGCGTGGTTTCCATGCCATCCAACACCACATTCGACACCCAAAGCGCGGCTTACAAGCTGGAAGTGCTGCCCGCAGGCCTGCCCCGTGTGGCGGTCGAAATGGGTTCCACCGACGGCTGGTGGAAGTACGGCGTGTCTGCCGTTGTCGGCCTAGACACCTTTGGTGAGTCGGCTCCCGCGCCGGTGCTGTTCAAGCACTTTGGCTTCACGGCTGAGAATGTGGCGGATACCGTGCAATCGGTGTTGCAGCGCAAAGCATAA
- the gap gene encoding type I glyceraldehyde-3-phosphate dehydrogenase has protein sequence MTIKIGINGFGRIGRNVLRSALQNFSDIEVVGINDLLEPDYLAYMLQYDSVHGRFKGTVSVDGNTLIINGKKIRLTQERDPAALKWNEVGADVVIESTGLFLDKVTAQKHIDAGAKKVILSAPSKDDTPMFVFGVNHTTYKGEAIISNASCTTNCLAPLAKVVHDKWGIKRGLMTTVHAATATQKTVDGPSNKDWRGGRGILENIIPSSTGAAKAVGVVIPELNKKLTGMSFRVPTSDVSVVDLTCELNSPATLAEICAEMKAQSQGALKGVLGYTEDKVVATDFRGETCTSVFDADASIALDGTFVKLVSWYDNEWGYSNKCLEMVRVVAK, from the coding sequence ATGACTATCAAGATCGGTATCAACGGCTTTGGCCGCATCGGACGCAACGTGTTGCGCTCGGCCCTGCAAAACTTCAGCGACATCGAAGTCGTTGGTATCAACGACCTGCTGGAGCCAGACTATCTGGCCTATATGCTGCAGTACGACTCGGTGCACGGCCGCTTCAAGGGCACCGTCAGCGTGGACGGCAACACCCTGATCATCAACGGCAAGAAGATTCGCCTGACACAAGAGCGTGATCCCGCGGCCCTGAAGTGGAACGAAGTGGGCGCAGACGTGGTCATCGAATCCACCGGCCTGTTCCTGGACAAGGTCACTGCGCAAAAGCACATCGATGCCGGCGCCAAGAAGGTTATCCTGTCGGCTCCCTCCAAGGACGACACCCCCATGTTTGTGTTTGGTGTGAACCACACCACCTACAAGGGTGAGGCCATCATCTCCAACGCATCCTGCACCACCAACTGCCTGGCACCCCTGGCCAAGGTTGTGCACGACAAGTGGGGCATCAAGCGCGGCCTGATGACCACGGTGCACGCAGCCACCGCCACGCAAAAGACCGTCGACGGCCCCAGCAACAAAGACTGGCGCGGCGGCCGCGGCATTCTGGAAAACATCATCCCCTCCAGCACGGGTGCTGCCAAGGCTGTGGGTGTGGTGATTCCTGAGCTGAACAAGAAGCTGACCGGCATGTCCTTCCGCGTGCCCACCAGCGATGTGTCCGTGGTCGATCTGACGTGCGAACTGAACAGCCCCGCCACGCTGGCGGAGATCTGCGCCGAAATGAAGGCCCAGTCCCAAGGTGCGCTCAAGGGTGTGTTGGGCTACACCGAAGACAAGGTCGTCGCCACCGACTTCCGCGGCGAGACATGCACCAGCGTGTTTGACGCCGACGCCAGCATTGCGCTGGACGGTACTTTCGTCAAACTGGTAAGCTGGTACGACAACGAGTGGGGCTACTCCAACAAGTGCCTTGAAATGGTACGCGTTGTCGCCAAGTAA
- a CDS encoding tetratricopeptide repeat protein, translating into MFEWLRSWRRGVQSQPAGIDLAALQQLAVQISAKDKVLAQDAFTQGNQWRERNDVAAAEQHYRQALAIHPAFAEAYCNLGSLMKDAGRLPEADHCLSLALQLKPDLAPACFNLAMMRIDQGQWPDAADLLQRLLKFSPKHAEAQYWLGNALTGSGDVVGARKAYQAAVHLNPAYVQARWGHVMAQLPVIARDEAEQALAPQAFASELEKLKTKLLGTYGAHAYLAVGAQQPYFLAYIEANHTAVLAQYGDLCARLMSTWAGKVGVPQPVVAHAGKCRVGIVSAHVHGHSVWHALLRGWVEHLDPAVFELQIFHTGTGRDAETEWAARRVHTLHHGLGPWTAWAKALSDAQLDILIYPEIGMDATTVRLSALRLARVQLAAWGHPMTTGLPTIDGYISAEAFEPSAAASHYREALLPLPRLGCCYKAFGTAPSHVDFAAWGIQPSDKLLLCPGTPFKYAPQHDAVLVEIARRCQPCKLVFFGKESQPLTRLLEQRLRAAFQAVALDFDACVAIVPWQPQAGFFAFLDRADVYLDSIGFSGFNTVMQAVERAAPIVAFEGEFMRGRFASAALRQMGMDEWVATTTEQFIALVVRMASDGAARAQARRQLADRKAPLFDDRDTVRALADHMLRLAR; encoded by the coding sequence ATGTTTGAGTGGTTGCGGTCGTGGCGCCGTGGGGTGCAGTCGCAACCGGCCGGTATCGATCTGGCCGCTCTGCAGCAGCTGGCGGTCCAGATATCGGCCAAAGACAAGGTCCTGGCCCAGGACGCGTTTACGCAGGGCAATCAGTGGCGCGAGCGAAATGACGTAGCCGCTGCCGAGCAGCACTACCGCCAGGCCCTGGCCATCCACCCCGCATTCGCCGAGGCCTACTGCAACCTGGGCAGCCTGATGAAGGACGCGGGCCGCCTGCCCGAGGCGGACCACTGCCTGTCATTGGCCCTACAACTGAAGCCGGATCTGGCACCAGCCTGCTTCAACCTGGCGATGATGCGCATTGACCAGGGACAGTGGCCGGATGCTGCCGATCTGTTGCAGCGCCTTCTGAAGTTTTCGCCCAAACATGCAGAAGCCCAGTATTGGCTGGGCAACGCGCTGACCGGTTCTGGCGATGTTGTCGGCGCCCGCAAGGCCTACCAGGCCGCCGTGCACCTGAACCCGGCCTATGTGCAGGCACGTTGGGGCCATGTGATGGCCCAGTTGCCTGTCATTGCACGAGACGAGGCCGAACAAGCGCTGGCGCCTCAGGCCTTTGCCAGTGAACTGGAGAAACTGAAAACCAAGTTGCTCGGGACGTATGGGGCACACGCGTATCTGGCCGTAGGCGCGCAGCAACCATACTTCCTCGCCTACATCGAGGCGAACCACACCGCAGTGTTGGCGCAGTATGGCGACCTTTGCGCCAGGCTGATGTCCACGTGGGCCGGCAAGGTTGGCGTGCCTCAGCCAGTGGTAGCGCACGCCGGCAAATGCCGCGTGGGCATCGTGTCGGCCCATGTGCACGGCCATTCGGTGTGGCACGCGCTGCTGCGCGGCTGGGTCGAACACCTGGACCCAGCGGTATTCGAATTGCAGATATTCCACACCGGGACCGGGCGCGACGCCGAAACCGAATGGGCCGCGCGCCGGGTCCACACGCTGCACCACGGCCTGGGTCCCTGGACGGCCTGGGCCAAGGCCCTGTCGGACGCGCAATTGGACATCCTCATCTACCCCGAAATCGGCATGGATGCGACCACGGTGCGGCTGTCCGCCTTGCGCCTGGCGCGCGTGCAGTTGGCTGCCTGGGGCCACCCCATGACCACCGGCTTGCCGACGATCGATGGCTATATCAGCGCCGAAGCTTTCGAGCCATCCGCAGCGGCCAGCCATTACCGCGAAGCCCTGTTGCCACTACCGCGCCTGGGTTGCTGCTACAAGGCGTTCGGCACCGCCCCGAGCCACGTGGATTTTGCAGCCTGGGGCATTCAGCCCAGCGACAAGCTTCTACTGTGCCCGGGCACACCGTTCAAATACGCTCCACAGCATGATGCCGTGCTGGTCGAAATCGCCCGCCGCTGCCAGCCTTGCAAACTGGTGTTCTTCGGCAAGGAATCGCAGCCGCTGACCCGCTTGCTGGAACAGCGCCTGCGTGCCGCCTTCCAGGCAGTTGCGCTGGATTTCGACGCTTGCGTCGCCATCGTGCCGTGGCAGCCGCAGGCGGGCTTCTTTGCGTTTCTGGACCGCGCCGACGTGTACTTGGACAGCATCGGCTTCTCCGGCTTCAACACGGTCATGCAGGCCGTGGAGCGCGCGGCCCCTATCGTGGCTTTTGAGGGGGAATTCATGCGTGGCCGTTTTGCCAGCGCCGCCTTGCGCCAGATGGGCATGGACGAATGGGTGGCAACCACCACCGAGCAGTTCATTGCGCTGGTGGTGCGCATGGCTTCGGACGGTGCGGCCAGAGCCCAGGCCAGAAGGCAACTGGCGGACCGCAAGGCTCCACTGTTCGACGACCGAGACACCGTCCGTGCACTGGCCGACCATATGTTGCGCCTGGCCCGTTAG
- a CDS encoding lysophospholipid acyltransferase family protein: MHHTIFDTPVVNTLLRALSVAFLKLTGWKVEGALPSNGQKSVLIAAPHTSNWDLPYTLMVAFALRLNIYWMGKRQLFRFPFRGIMMWLGGIPVTRETSNNLVAASVAAIQAADGPLQLIVPPEGTRNHNRYWKTGFYYIAVGAQVPIVMAYMDYERKISGLGPVFQPTGDIEADMRAIKAFYAPFKGKNADQFHAG, from the coding sequence ATGCATCACACCATTTTTGACACGCCGGTTGTCAACACCCTGCTGCGCGCGTTGTCCGTCGCCTTCCTCAAACTCACCGGATGGAAAGTGGAGGGCGCCTTGCCCTCCAATGGCCAGAAAAGCGTGCTGATCGCCGCGCCACACACCAGCAACTGGGACCTGCCCTACACGCTGATGGTGGCCTTTGCGCTACGGCTCAACATCTACTGGATGGGCAAACGCCAGCTGTTCCGCTTTCCGTTCCGAGGAATCATGATGTGGCTGGGCGGTATACCGGTGACCCGCGAAACGTCCAACAACCTGGTGGCCGCTTCAGTGGCTGCCATCCAGGCGGCCGACGGCCCGCTGCAGCTCATCGTGCCGCCCGAGGGCACACGCAACCACAACCGCTACTGGAAGACCGGTTTCTATTACATCGCCGTGGGTGCCCAGGTGCCCATCGTGATGGCGTACATGGACTACGAGCGCAAGATCAGCGGGCTAGGGCCGGTGTTCCAGCCCACGGGAGACATCGAAGCCGATATGCGGGCCATCAAGGCCTTTTACGCACCCTTCAAGGGCAAAAACGCGGACCAGTTTCACGCGGGGTAG
- a CDS encoding YchJ family protein, translated as MSDVVVKKIECPCGSGLDLADCCGQWHKGLAAGVFAPTPEALMRSRYSAYVLGLIDYLIATWHPSTAPGDLELQPIKWLGLEVRHAEESGDAGVVEFVARCKVSGRAERMHELSRFVREQARWYYIDGQSPADNP; from the coding sequence ATGAGCGATGTTGTTGTGAAAAAAATTGAATGCCCCTGTGGCAGCGGACTGGATCTGGCCGACTGTTGCGGCCAATGGCACAAAGGCCTGGCGGCCGGCGTATTTGCCCCTACGCCCGAAGCCCTGATGCGCTCACGCTACAGCGCCTATGTGCTGGGTCTGATCGACTATTTGATAGCCACCTGGCACCCATCCACGGCGCCGGGTGATCTGGAGCTGCAGCCCATCAAATGGCTGGGGCTGGAGGTGCGCCATGCCGAGGAAAGCGGGGATGCCGGTGTTGTGGAATTTGTGGCCCGCTGCAAGGTTAGCGGCCGCGCCGAACGCATGCACGAGCTGAGTCGTTTTGTGCGCGAACAGGCCCGCTGGTATTACATTGACGGACAATCTCCCGCCGATAACCCGTAG
- the ypfH gene encoding esterase has product MPDLSLVIQEPADPSAQLILLCHAAGADAASLLPLGERLCETFPRATIVSLQADAPAATPQGFDWFSTDGVTEDNRSARVAQALPALQTAVRDWQERSGVSPAATALIGVAQGAEMVLELSKIHPMLASRVVSMGGRFTTLPEDPTAVTTTHFLHGKLDQLTHYRHSVEAAHHLRDMGCDITAEVVPFVGHELHPDLIEQAITKLSTHIAQHLWTAAQEAAPPSSTH; this is encoded by the coding sequence ATGCCCGATCTGTCCCTCGTCATCCAGGAGCCTGCCGACCCGTCGGCGCAGTTGATTCTGTTGTGCCATGCCGCCGGGGCCGATGCGGCGTCGCTGCTGCCTCTGGGTGAGCGCTTGTGCGAGACCTTTCCCCGTGCCACTATCGTGTCGCTGCAGGCGGATGCACCGGCCGCCACACCCCAGGGTTTTGATTGGTTTTCCACGGATGGTGTAACCGAAGACAACCGCTCCGCACGCGTGGCGCAGGCCTTGCCAGCGTTGCAGACCGCCGTGCGCGACTGGCAGGAACGCAGTGGTGTATCACCTGCTGCCACGGCCTTGATCGGTGTCGCGCAGGGCGCAGAAATGGTGCTGGAGCTGAGCAAGATACATCCCATGCTGGCCAGCCGTGTGGTGTCCATGGGTGGACGTTTCACGACGCTGCCCGAAGACCCGACCGCCGTCACCACCACCCACTTCCTGCACGGAAAACTGGACCAGTTGACGCACTACCGCCACAGCGTGGAAGCCGCCCACCATTTGCGCGATATGGGTTGTGACATCACGGCAGAAGTTGTGCCCTTTGTCGGCCATGAGCTGCACCCGGATCTGATCGAGCAGGCGATCACCAAGCTCAGCACCCATATCGCCCAACATCTGTGGACAGCGGCGCAGGAGGCCGCGCCACCGTCATCCACGCATTGA